The genomic DNA GAGTTgtaataaactttttataaaaaattaacacctctaaaaatttattaaattatatagttacaatacttttagtttatagagtttttactggactttaataaatatgatttgtGTCTCAAATAGGTGACCAGAAAAATAGAAGTTGGTGTAGTTTAtgatagaatatatataaaaaaaaattggtatagTTTATGGCTCACACAATTTCCTTTGATTCTTGTTGGTGCTTAGCGATTTTAGTTTGTGAAATTGATgaacaataatttatttacagtGTTATTGATGAGAGATTTGTGTACATCTCTACTCTGAAAATATAGCTTCTCAGTTTCTACAAATcgtttttatttaacttaatggtataactatgatatatatttgacatattttagtttacaaaaaaaaaaatatttgacatattttattggtggtgttaaatattttattaatatagctGTGAGGCCTTGATGTCTCTTGGATTTTTCCTGGGCCGACTACTGGGCTTCGTACAAGACCTGAAGAGATAAGAAGATTGGGTTAGTTTCATTATTATCCAAGAAGtttataaagtcttataaaCTTAGGATAAACATGTTATTCCTTTTACAACAAGGAATCACATTAGCAATCTAGTATAAATATAGGTCGAGACTCTCATTGTAAGAtacaacaaatatatatctctCATAGAACACGCAACTAGTGCGAGGCTTGTAATCTTTCGATTCATAGTGATAAAGAGTTTAACTCCGGTTTGGAGATTGGACTCGCCAAACATATCAGTGCATCGTTCGTTTGTTACAAGAAAAGCCAAGGTCGATTctctacaagtggtatcagagcttaggCTAACCGAGATCCTAGTTACAGAGATTCGAAGGCAAGATTCAATAAACAAGCAAGGAGAATTCTTATCTGGTGTGGTGAAGAAGACTCAGCTCGTTGATATTGAAGCTTGACGGTTCCGGCGTGTTACAGCAACctgcaaaacaaaagaaacaacagTTTACAGGTTAATAAGGAGATGGAAGCAATTTCAAAGAAATTTGAAGTGGAGAAATTTGATGGAAAAGGTGATTTTGGTCTATGGAAGTATAAGATGCTATGTCAGCTAGAGATCTTTGGTTTGGGTTCTGTTCTTAAGGAGAAAACTCCTTCTACGGATGATGAAGGTGAAGAAGGACAGAAGGATGTTAAACCTGATCCTAAGGAGCAAGACAAGGAGTTGCGTACAAAGAATCTGATCAGTATGTGTCTATCTGATCTTATCCTACGCAAGGTTATGAATGAGCCTACAGCACTGGATATGTGGAAGGCTCTAGAGGCGGAATATCAGACCAAGACATTACCTAATCGAATATATATGAAGCAGAGATATGCAGGTTTTAGAATGGAAGAACACAAGACCATTGAGGAAAACTTGGATGTGTTTCTAAAACTTGTGGCTGATTTAGCAAGTCTTGACATTAAGATCAGTGAAGAAGATCAAGCTATACAGATCTTAACAAGTCTACCTAAGCAATACGAGTCTCTTGTTGATGCATTAAAGTACGGCAGCGGAAAGGAAACCTTAACAGTTCGTGATGTTACAAGCTCTGCTTATTCTAAGGAAGTTGAATTAAGGGAGAAGGGACTTCTTAACAAGTCTAAGAGTAACTCAGAGGGGTTGTTCGCTGGAAACGAGAGAGGCAGGGGTgacaagaagagcaacaagaCTTGGAGAGCTAGATCAAAGAGCAAGAACAGATCACAGTCTAGACCCAAATTCTCTAGAGAATGTTGGACGTGCGGGAAGGAGGGACACTTTAAAAAACAGTGTCCAGAGAGGAAGAACCAGAGCTCATCAAACTCGGTCAACATAGCTAAGGAGCAACCGTTGGTATTAGTGGCTAGCCAGCAAGCTGCTAAGGACGAGTGGGTACTTGACTCTGGCTGCACGTTTCATATCACTCCTAATAAAGATGTCTTATTTGATCTTGAAGACATAGAAGGAGGGAAGGTTTTGATGGGAAATAATACTATTAGCGAGATCAAAGGGATAGGAAAGATGAGGATCATGAATGATGATGGATCAAGCGTGATACTCACTGATGTTCGCTACATGCCCACAATGGGCAGAAATCTTATTTCCTACGGTTTATTGGAGAAGATGGGATGCAGATACGAAGGCAAAGACTTCATGGTGCAGTTTTACAAGGGAGATCAGAAGGTTATTTCTGGCAAATACTGTGACGGTTTGTATTATTTACAAGGGACAGTGTTGAGTGGTGAAGCTGCAGTTGCAAGGCCTGATATCGATTTGACTAAGAGGTGGCACTCTAGGCTTGGACATATGAGTCTAAAGGGCATGAATGTTTTAGTCAAGGAAGGAcatctaaataaaaaagatgTGAAGACGTTAGAGTTCTGCGAGAGTTGCGTTTTGGGTAAAGCACACAAGTTAAGCTTCCCAAAAGGTAAACACACGTCTAAAGAAGTTCTAGAGTACATACACTCAGACTTATGGGGTTCGCCTTCGGTAGTTGAGAGTCTCGGAGGATGCTTCTATTTTGTTACGTTCATTGATGATTTTTCTAGGAAAGTTTGGATCTATTTCCTAAGATCAAAGGACGAAGTATTTCAGAACTTCAAGGAATGGAAGACAAGCGTGGAGACTGAGACAGGAAAGAAGGTGAAGTGTCTTAGGACGGATAACGGATTGGAATTCTGCAATGCACAGATGGATACACTGTGTAAAGAAGCAGGGATTAAAAGACACAGAACATGCATctatactccacaacaaaacgGAGTATCAGAACGCATGAACCGTACGATAATGGAGAAAGTAAGATGTATGTTGACAGAGGCAGGCTTAGAGCAAGAGTTCTGGGCAGAGGCGGCTTCTACATCTGTTTACTTAATCAATCGATCTCCTAGTACAGCTATTAACTTCAAGCTACCAGAAGAGGTGTGGTCTGGAACCAAAACAGACTTAAAACATCTAAGGAGGTTCGGGTGTACAGCTTATGTTCACGTAACTCAAGCTAAAACTAGTCCAAGAGCGATGAAAGGAGTTTTCGTAGGATATCCAGAGGGGACTAAAGGCTATCGAGTTTGGTTACCAGAAGAGTTAAGGTGTACAGTGAGCAGAAACGTGATTTTCAATGAGGAGGAGATGTTTAAAGACATTAAAGTAATTagcgagaagaagaagaagacaaagaaagtAACATTCAATCCGGCGCTAATTCAAGGACCTTCAAACACTTCTACAGTCACTGAAACAGAGGATACAGTTCAAGGTGGAGTTTCTCCAGCATCTGAGAACCCGGAACCTGAATCCTCAAGCTCGGAGAGTGAGGAAGAAGTTGTGGAAGCTCAACAGGAAAATCTAGATAATTACATTCTTGCTAGAGACAGGATCAGACGAGAAGTAAAGAAGCCTTCTAGGTTTGATGATTCAGATTGCGTGGCTTATGCTCTAGCTACAGCAGAGGAGATAAATATGGATGAACCTAAATCCTATTTAGAAGCAAGAAGAAGTAAGAGCTGGAAGTTATGGTACGAGGGAATGCAAGAAGAGATGGATTCATTGGAGAAAAATCAGACTTGGAAACTGGTTGAGAAaccagagaaaaagaaaattattggcAGCAAGTGGGTTTTCAAGCTGAAAGAAGGCATTCCTGGAGTAGAGAAGCCGAGATACAAAGCTAGATTAGTAGCAAAGGGGTTTTCACAAGTTGAGGGGATTGATTACACAGAAGTGTTTGCACCAGTGGTGAAGCACGTATCGATCAGAATCATGCTGTCACTTGTTGCAAATCATGATCTTGAGTTGGAGCAATTAGATGTGAAAACGGCCTTCTTATACGGAACACTAGACGAGGAGATTTATATGGCACAACCAGAGGGTTTCGTTGAAGAAGGAAAGGAAGATCAAGTTTGTCTGTTGTTAAAATCTCTTTACGGattaaaacagtcaccaagaCAATGGAATAGGAGATTTGACAGTTTCATGAAGGGGCAGGGTTATTACAGAAGTGCATACGATCCTTGTGTCTACATGAAAGGTTCAGATCTATCGcatatggtttatctcttaATCTATGTCGATGACATGCTCATAGCGTCTAAGGACTCAAAGGAGATTAAAAGAATCAAAGACAGTCTGAAgaaagagtttgagatgaaggacCTAGGAGCGGCTTCAAGAATACTTGGGATGGATATTATTAGAGATCGGGAGAAGGGAACTCTAAGGCTATCACAGGGCAAGTATCTACAGAAAGTGTTGGAAACTTTTAACATGGCCGAGAGCAAAGCTGTGGTTACTCCTATCGGACCACAATTTAAGCTTAAGAGTTtgacacaagaagaagaagacatggaaGCGAGATTCATGAACGTGATACCGTATGCATCAGCGGTTGGAAGTCTAATGTATGCAATGGTGGGATCTAGACCGGACTTATGTTTCGCAGTGGGATTAATCAGTCGATATATGAGCAAGCCAGGAAGACAGCACTGGGAAGCAGTTAAGTGGGTATTAAGGTATCTTAAAGGAGCTCTAGATTCAGACCTAGTGTTTACTAAAGGAGAAGACTTCAAAGTACGAGGATTCTGTGACGCAGACTACGCTACCGATTTGGACAGAAGAAGATCCGTTACCGGATATGTTTTTCAAGTCGGAGGCAACACTATAAGCTGGAGATCAGGTCTCCAACATATTGTTGCACTATCAACGACAGAATCAGAATATATGGCATTAGCCGAAGCTTTTAAAGAGGCATTGTGGCTTAAAGGTTTCGTTGGGGAGTTGGGATTTGAGCAAGATGACGTGAGAGTGTTTTCAGATTCTCAAAGTGCTATACACTTGGCCAAGAATGGGGGATTCCATGAACGGACTAAGCATATAGACACTAGACTACATTTTATGAGGGACGTAATTGAGGCTGGTGACGTTACGGTTCATAAGATTCACACATCTATCAATCCTGCGGATTTCCTAACTAAGTGTGTACCTGGAAAGAAGTTCGAGACATGTCTGGAGCTTCTTAAAGTCCTGCCATAGTAGGTCTCGTGTGGCTGCAGGTGACAGTGCTGTCGAGTTGTTCACCTCGCGGAAAGGCCACAAAAGAGAGTATCAGTTTCAGGAAAAGTAAACTGATGGTTCGACAGGGATATATAAAGCTTGATAAAGGATGAGTTCAAAAGTTTACCTTGAAGAAATATGGTTGTAGCAAAGAAACGTCTGCAACAAAGATGTGAACACATGGTTATTAGTTCACAGGTTTTAAGCTGTTACAGAATTAAAGAAATAATTCTATTTGAGTACCTATCGGAAGCAACGGAGGTGAAGAGACGTCTACACCGTGAGCTGGAGATTAAACAATGAGATGTGTTTAATTATTTAGCTAAGGAGTTTCATTACAAGGTTTCAAAAGGAGCTTAAGACACGTACATATGaaacaaaagtcaaaacaaaagaagataCCTTTTGTGGTGGTGACAATTTTGGTTCGGTGTACATGTCGTGAGGTAGACAAATTGAGTTTTGCTACCGGAGAATCACGAAGTTAAAGGTTTTTTGCTGGATTCATCAAGGGACAAGCTGGAAGAAATTGAAATCAAAGGTTAGGGTCTTGTTCAAATGACTAAAGAAACAGtcataaaagaacaaaataaaccTGAGATATCAATGGCGGAAGCGGTGAGAGCGAACGCCGGTGAAGACAAGCGACGGTAAGTCGGGATCTTGTCTGGTTCACTGAGAATCGAAGAGGGGAGAGAGGAATCAATCGGAGCGAGAGAGAGAAGCAAGGAATCGGAGAAGGCATGCATCTCCGGTGAAGACGGCGTCGAGGAATAGACGGTGTTTGGAGAAGACGGTGCGGCGAGCTCGTCGGAAGCTTCTGGTTTCATTTCgcaaggagagagagatggagaagcGGAGAAGTCGAGGAATAACCAAAGAGCCAAGGTGGAGAATGTGAGGCCTTGATGTCTCTTGGGTTTTCCTGGGCCGACTACTGGGCTTCGTATAAGACCTGAAGAGATAAGAAGATTGGGTTAGTTTCATTATTATCCAAGAAGtttataaagtcttataaaCTTAGGATAAACATGTTATTCCTTTTACAACAAGGAATCACATTAGCAATCTAGTATAAATATAGGTCGAGACTCTCATTGTAAGAtacaacaaatatatatctctCATAGAACACGCAACTAGTGCGAGGCTTGTAATCTTTCGATTCATAGTGATAAAGAGTTTATCTCCGGTTTGGAGGTTGGACTCGCCAAACATATCAGTGCATCGTTCCGTTTGTTACAAGAAAAGCCAAGGTCGTTTCTCTACACTCGAGTCCGTCTTCGACTCGCCGGAATCTTTCTACAGCGACGCCAAGCTCGTTCTCTCCTGCGGACGGGAAGTACCCTTCCACCGTGTTCTCCTCGCAGCGAGGAGCCCCTTCTTCAGAAACGCCCTGACCACCAACGCCGTCGTGAAGCTCGAGCTGAAGGAGATCGCCAAGGATCACGTCGTCGGCGTCGATTCGGTGATCGCCGTTTTAGCGTACATTTACACCGGAAGAGTGAAGCCGCCGCCGAGAGGGGTCTCCGAATGCGCAGACGAGAATTGCCGCCACGTGTCCTGCCGTCCCGCGGTGGATTTCATGGTGGAGGTGCTGTACCTAGCTTCCGTCTTCGAGGTTTATGAACTGGTTACGCTCTACCAGCGGCATTTACTTGACGTCATAGACAAAGTTGTAATAGAAGAGGACACGTTATTACTCATACTCAAGATTTCTAGTATCTGTGGTGAAGCTTGCAAGAAGCTAACAGATAGATGCGTAGAGGTTATTGTCAACTCTAACGTGGACTTAGTTACTCTTGACAAGTCATTGCCTCAACATATTGTCAAAGAGATAGTTAACCTCCGTAACGATCTAGGCATTGAGGTGCCTGAGGTAGGGAAACATGTCTTGAATATATACAAGGCACTTGACTCCGACGATGTCGAGCTTGTCGAGATGCTTTTGAGTGAGGGGCACACTAATCTTGATGATGCCTACGCTCTTCATTTCGCTGTTAAGTACTGCGATGTTAAGACCGCAAACGATCTCCTTGACCTAGAGATTGCCGATGTCAACCTTAGGAATCCGAGGGGATACACGGTGCTTCACGTTGCCGCCATGCGCAAGGAGCCTGATCTGATAGTATCTCTGTTGACGAAAGGGTCACGTGCATCGGAAACGTCT from Raphanus sativus cultivar WK10039 unplaced genomic scaffold, ASM80110v3 Scaffold2674, whole genome shotgun sequence includes the following:
- the LOC108825183 gene encoding regulatory protein NPR1; amino-acid sequence: MAEAVRANAGEDKRRYNKYISLIEHATSARLVIFRFIVIKSLSPVWRLDSPNISVHRSVCYKKSQGRFSTLESVFDSPESFYSDAKLVLSCGREVPFHRVLLAARSPFFRNALTTNAVVKLELKEIAKDHVVGVDSVIAVLAYIYTGRVKPPPRGVSECADENCRHVSCRPAVDFMVEVLYLASVFEVYELVTLYQRHLLDVIDKVVIEEDTLLLILKISSICGEACKKLTDRCVEVIVNSNVDLVTLDKSLPQHIVKEIVNLRNDLGIEVPEVGKHVLNIYKALDSDDVELVEMLLSEGHTNLDDAYALHFAVKYCDVKTANDLLDLEIADVNLRNPRGYTVLHVAAMRKEPDLIVSLLTKGSRASETSLEGRTALLIAKQVTMAAEYSYLAEQCKPSLKGRLCVEILEQANKGDRFPGDAVSPSLAMADHELKMRLLYLENRVALAQRLFPTEAQIAMNIAQMKGTSEFTGSSLDPDHLAGAKRTSPDLKTAPFKILEEHQRRLKALSKTVELGKRFFPRCSAVLDQIMDCDDLNQLACGEGDTPQKRLQKKQRYMEIQEIVKKAFIEDKEEHVNSSLSLSSSSTSKSIAGKRSKLYHRRR